The Tindallia californiensis genome window below encodes:
- a CDS encoding NAD(P)H-dependent oxidoreductase: MKKNILLMIILALTFVANVACSNSEATNIAAEEKSEEAVDTVTASSEQVDGVTTASVVADRYRNNYEPNGFTDSDQKKALFVVGDPRKYSVQYDMTYTAMKHFEEKGIEVELRDLYDMDWNPVLSAEEFYYQKDGKGTVPEDVKVEQDLVTQADYIIFSYPNWHDTPNVMVKGYMERVFASQFAYTNEGPEGLLVGKGMYTISNCGFLGGGRGFVGDGVGINDDLWDEYMEAFRVFDEDTAGWWGMENLGRFMNDRTPANDDENYETEMMELRNTLINHLDTTFF, translated from the coding sequence GTGAAGAAAAACATTTTGTTAATGATCATCTTAGCGTTGACTTTTGTCGCAAATGTGGCCTGTAGCAATTCTGAGGCAACTAATATTGCTGCAGAAGAAAAAAGTGAAGAGGCAGTGGATACGGTTACAGCTAGTTCTGAGCAAGTTGACGGAGTAACCACAGCATCGGTTGTAGCGGACCGTTATCGGAACAATTATGAACCAAACGGGTTTACAGATTCTGATCAGAAAAAAGCATTATTTGTTGTAGGAGATCCACGAAAGTATAGTGTACAGTATGATATGACCTATACAGCTATGAAGCATTTCGAAGAAAAAGGAATAGAAGTAGAGTTGAGGGATTTATATGACATGGATTGGAACCCAGTCTTGTCGGCAGAGGAATTCTATTACCAGAAAGATGGAAAAGGAACAGTGCCTGAAGATGTAAAAGTGGAACAGGATTTGGTAACCCAGGCAGATTATATTATTTTCTCTTATCCTAATTGGCATGACACACCAAATGTGATGGTAAAAGGTTATATGGAGAGAGTTTTTGCCAGCCAGTTTGCATATACCAACGAAGGACCAGAAGGATTGCTAGTAGGAAAAGGCATGTATACCATAAGCAACTGTGGTTTTCTTGGAGGCGGCAGAGGCTTTGTAGGAGATGGTGTGGGCATCAATGATGACTTGTGGGATGAGTATATGGAAGCTTTCCGTGTTTTCGATGAAGATACTGCCGGTTGGTGGGGGATGGAAAACCTAGGCAGATTTATGAATGACAGAACGCCGGCCAATGACGACGAAAACTACGAAACAGAAATGATGGAGCTTAGAAATACGCTAATCAATCATTTGGATACAACGTTTTTTTAA
- a CDS encoding helix-turn-helix domain-containing protein: MTQDKSFNAHSKHRILMHGIKEKNVAKTCRVFGISRTIYYRWMKAYKKEGMKGLEGKERKPPVMKNKIGKQWEEEILDYVLLYPEDGPKRIFYEMKSRGMEISESGIYKVLLRKNLTRKVQRRNFAQEKAMDPVKENKKEEGFYRKEVPVKGIGDLMIQRIDYLGRFQGAGRVYQYTLYDLYSGLAVSRIFQGKNQIDIGFLLDRKIRYLLKTFDASITLLCSCYQKEFLPYFIKGDMLQRALEDLNIDHQFIKENHPMVEKLKAFQRDLRAGFYKELEKNGGLFHFREMEKALEQQIRRHNFFIPIKAGLHQGKAPIEMMIESSKIKESDLESLPLWILALLDRRREEKSNG; the protein is encoded by the coding sequence ATGACACAAGATAAATCGTTTAACGCCCATAGCAAACACCGTATCTTGATGCATGGAATAAAAGAGAAAAATGTCGCAAAAACCTGCCGCGTTTTTGGAATTTCCAGAACCATTTATTATCGTTGGATGAAAGCTTACAAAAAAGAAGGAATGAAAGGACTGGAGGGGAAAGAACGGAAGCCGCCTGTTATGAAAAATAAGATTGGGAAGCAGTGGGAGGAAGAAATTCTTGATTATGTTCTTCTGTATCCAGAAGATGGCCCTAAACGGATTTTTTATGAAATGAAGTCCCGCGGGATGGAAATCAGTGAATCGGGCATTTACAAGGTGTTGCTCCGAAAGAATTTGACCCGAAAGGTGCAACGAAGAAACTTTGCTCAAGAAAAAGCCATGGACCCTGTCAAAGAAAATAAAAAGGAAGAAGGGTTTTACAGAAAGGAAGTGCCAGTAAAGGGCATAGGCGATCTAATGATTCAAAGGATTGATTATTTAGGCCGATTTCAGGGTGCGGGAAGGGTTTATCAGTATACCTTGTACGATCTTTATTCCGGATTAGCCGTGTCTCGTATCTTTCAAGGAAAAAACCAGATTGATATTGGCTTTCTTCTTGACCGGAAAATTCGGTACCTATTAAAAACCTTTGATGCTTCCATAACCCTGCTTTGCAGTTGCTATCAAAAAGAGTTTTTACCCTATTTTATCAAAGGCGATATGCTCCAAAGAGCTTTAGAAGATCTGAACATTGACCATCAGTTCATTAAAGAAAACCATCCGATGGTAGAAAAACTCAAGGCATTTCAACGAGATCTTCGAGCCGGATTTTATAAAGAACTGGAAAAAAACGGAGGACTTTTTCATTTTAGAGAAATGGAAAAAGCCTTGGAACAGCAAATCCGCCGGCATAACTTTTTTATCCCCATCAAAGCAGGGCTTCATCAAGGGAAGGCACCAATCGAAATGATGATCGAATCGTCAAAGATCAAAGAAAGTGACTTGGAATCCTTGCCGCTGTGGATTTTGGCATTATTGGATCGGCGAAGGGAGGAAAAAAGCAATGGGTGA
- a CDS encoding FAD-dependent oxidoreductase, whose product MGETKDKIAIVGGGLAGLTIAYELKKKGYQNITLFEKEGRLGGKLYSYHYKGRSYELGATFGLATQKNLCRLMDELNVRPDGPNLARVYYNEKKEKTLQIPREKLTSFIAEMDRLPLVLEKYPSLKEAGFGNSEKALMKPFDAWCRQEGFHLLPSIYRNHFTGYGLGEIEKVPALYVLKALDYDSVRSFLEVPELFTWKKGISEIAYRLGEKVEDIRLGQPVVRLIKEKNDSQKQVLKIETPYETAFYDKVIWTAPPHILKDIFEEDIQKEAMEKLRYHDYSVHGILGENLPQGCGIEISFVTQAVGGVPLIWINRWDPSEILTVFSYQGRKQKKQEHLYGLLHHFRAWGGRNLRLHRTAHWKQGPYLEEGILKQGFYHSVEKRQGENGLYLAGELFSGVSMDKVIGYGNALVERYF is encoded by the coding sequence ATGGGTGAAACAAAGGACAAAATTGCCATTGTGGGCGGCGGTCTTGCCGGACTTACCATTGCTTATGAGTTAAAGAAAAAAGGATATCAAAACATTACCCTCTTTGAAAAGGAAGGGCGCCTCGGTGGAAAACTCTACAGCTATCACTATAAAGGTCGGTCCTACGAACTAGGGGCTACGTTTGGCCTTGCAACACAAAAAAACCTTTGTCGATTGATGGATGAACTGAATGTACGACCGGATGGTCCTAACCTTGCAAGAGTCTACTATAATGAAAAAAAGGAAAAAACCCTGCAAATACCCAGAGAAAAACTGACAAGCTTTATTGCAGAAATGGATAGACTGCCTTTGGTCTTAGAAAAATATCCGTCTCTGAAGGAAGCTGGTTTTGGTAATAGCGAAAAAGCCTTGATGAAACCCTTTGACGCATGGTGTCGTCAAGAAGGATTTCACCTGTTGCCTTCCATTTACCGCAATCATTTTACCGGATACGGCCTGGGAGAAATCGAAAAAGTACCGGCACTCTATGTTTTGAAAGCCTTAGATTACGATTCTGTCCGATCTTTTCTTGAGGTTCCGGAACTTTTCACATGGAAAAAAGGAATTTCAGAAATTGCTTACCGGTTGGGAGAAAAAGTGGAGGATATCCGGCTAGGGCAGCCGGTGGTCAGGCTGATAAAAGAAAAGAATGACTCCCAAAAGCAGGTACTGAAAATAGAAACACCTTACGAAACAGCATTTTATGACAAGGTGATCTGGACGGCTCCACCTCATATATTAAAGGATATCTTTGAAGAAGACATCCAGAAAGAAGCCATGGAAAAGCTTCGCTATCATGACTATAGCGTTCATGGAATTCTTGGTGAAAATTTGCCTCAGGGATGTGGCATTGAAATCTCTTTTGTGACACAAGCTGTTGGAGGCGTACCACTGATATGGATCAATCGGTGGGACCCTTCAGAGATTCTTACGGTCTTTTCCTATCAGGGACGAAAACAAAAGAAGCAGGAACATCTTTACGGTTTACTCCATCATTTTAGGGCATGGGGAGGGCGGAACCTTCGGCTGCATCGGACGGCTCATTGGAAACAAGGCCCCTATCTGGAAGAAGGGATATTAAAACAAGGATTTTATCACAGTGTGGAGAAAAGACAGGGGGAAAACGGCCTTTACTTGGCAGGAGAACTCTTTAGCGGTGTTTCTATGGACAAGGTAATTGGTTATGGAAACGCACTGGTAGAGAGATACTTCTAA
- the hypB gene encoding hydrogenase nickel incorporation protein HypB, whose amino-acid sequence MEAFKVIEIKKSVYKDNDERASLLRKDLEKQEIFLLNLMSSPGSGKTTTVLGTIEELKAKTRMGVMEADIDSDVDAMSVATTNTKVIQLHTGGMCHIDAEMTKEGLRQLGTEDLDFVILENIGNLICTAGYDVGAAKNVMILSVPEGDDKPLKYPVMFEKVDCILVNKIDAMAFFDFNMEKLKERVATLNPDATIIPISSKTGEGMDAWIGWLLSAMEQWKKHIHSQSE is encoded by the coding sequence ATGGAAGCATTTAAGGTCATTGAAATTAAAAAGAGCGTATACAAGGATAATGATGAGCGAGCTAGTCTTCTAAGAAAAGATTTGGAAAAGCAGGAAATCTTTTTATTAAACCTGATGTCCTCTCCGGGATCAGGGAAGACCACTACTGTTCTGGGAACCATCGAAGAGCTGAAAGCAAAAACCCGGATGGGAGTCATGGAAGCGGATATTGATTCCGATGTTGATGCCATGTCTGTTGCAACAACCAATACAAAAGTGATCCAGCTTCATACAGGAGGCATGTGTCATATTGATGCAGAAATGACAAAAGAAGGGCTGCGTCAACTGGGAACAGAGGACCTTGATTTTGTTATCTTAGAAAACATAGGCAACCTAATTTGTACAGCCGGCTATGATGTGGGTGCGGCTAAAAACGTAATGATTCTCAGCGTTCCTGAAGGGGATGATAAACCGCTGAAATACCCTGTAATGTTTGAAAAGGTAGACTGTATTCTTGTTAATAAAATTGATGCCATGGCCTTCTTTGATTTCAATATGGAGAAACTAAAAGAAAGGGTAGCGACACTGAACCCGGATGCTACCATCATCCCTATTTCATCGAAAACAGGTGAAGGAATGGATGCATGGATAGGATGGTTGTTATCGGCCATGGAACAATGGAAGAAACACATTCATTCCCAGAGTGAGTAA